In Halarcobacter bivalviorum, a genomic segment contains:
- a CDS encoding TRAP transporter substrate-binding protein produces MTKTMKGIVSSAAVASMLLFTGCGDNKEETKTAEAAKPAAAEKFVLKFSHVVSPNTPKGKAADYFEKRLEELSEGRIDVQVYPSSQLYKDNAVLKALKLDSVQMAAPSFSKFGKIVPQLALFDLPFLFKDVDHLHRVQDGEVGQKLKDMVTEKGYVALAFWDNGFKQLSSSKKPLILPEDAEGQKFRIMSSKVLEAQFHAVGGNPQMMPFSEVYSGLQQGVIDAAENPISNIYTKKFHEVQKYLTISDHGYLGYLVVMSQKFWNSLPADLQEDVKQAMKDATDKEREFAAQLNNEQFELIKEYADKTGKLEIINLNEEQKDAWRNAVSKIYPEFYDADNIGEDLIKGALNTK; encoded by the coding sequence ATGACTAAAACAATGAAAGGGATAGTATCAAGTGCTGCAGTAGCATCAATGTTATTATTCACAGGTTGTGGGGACAACAAAGAGGAGACTAAAACTGCAGAAGCTGCAAAACCAGCAGCAGCTGAAAAATTCGTACTTAAATTCTCACACGTTGTAAGTCCAAATACGCCAAAGGGAAAGGCAGCTGACTACTTCGAAAAAAGACTTGAGGAACTTTCTGAAGGTAGAATTGATGTTCAAGTTTACCCATCTTCTCAATTATATAAAGATAATGCAGTATTAAAAGCATTAAAATTAGATTCTGTTCAAATGGCTGCACCGTCATTTTCTAAGTTTGGTAAAATTGTACCTCAATTAGCTTTATTTGATTTACCATTTTTATTCAAAGATGTTGATCACTTACACAGAGTTCAAGATGGAGAAGTTGGTCAAAAACTAAAAGATATGGTAACTGAAAAAGGTTATGTAGCTTTAGCTTTCTGGGATAATGGTTTCAAACAATTATCTTCTTCTAAAAAACCTTTAATCTTACCAGAAGATGCAGAAGGTCAAAAATTTAGAATTATGTCTTCTAAAGTATTAGAAGCTCAATTCCATGCTGTTGGTGGAAATCCACAAATGATGCCTTTCTCTGAAGTTTATTCAGGATTACAACAAGGTGTTATTGATGCAGCTGAAAACCCAATTTCTAACATCTATACTAAAAAATTCCATGAAGTTCAAAAATATTTAACTATTTCTGATCACGGTTATTTAGGTTACTTAGTTGTTATGTCTCAAAAATTCTGGAACTCTTTACCAGCTGATTTACAAGAAGATGTTAAACAAGCTATGAAAGATGCTACAGATAAAGAAAGAGAATTTGCTGCTCAATTAAATAATGAGCAATTCGAATTAATTAAAGAGTATGCTGATAAAACTGGTAAGTTAGAAATTATTAACTTAAACGAAGAGCAAAAAGATGCTTGGAGAAATGCTGTTAGTAAAATTTACCCTGAATTCTATGATGCTGATAACATCGGTGAAGACCTTATCAAGGGTGCTTTAAACACTAAATAA
- the gltB gene encoding glutamate synthase large subunit, which translates to MGCNLDLLTSFKDNCGFGLMADLKNKPSHENLEDAITSLERMMHRGAVAADGKTGDGSGLLLSMPNKFMRKIANEQGIDLPETYAVAMIFTKDLEDIETFKEHCEENDLKVLLTREVPVDTDALGQQALESLPHIIQVFVGPNALMTSKRFDAMLYLTRKECEHKLVDKKDFYIPTFSSKVIAYKGLVMPTHIKKFYIDLRDNDFQISFSLFHQRFSTNTLPQWRLAQPFRAIAHNGEINSVEANRVNVQIKSENLKSEVFTDEELKRILPILQVGGSDSASLDNMFEFLVVNGVDFFKAARSLVPAPWQNAPHMDSDLRAFYEYTSTVMEAWDGPAAVSLTDGRHIGCLIDRNGLRPSKYIITKNHKIYITSEYGTIDLDEDNILERGRLQSGQMIGLDLKHGKVLKEEDINNYLKSSQNYGKWLNNDMEYLQEYIDESFIDTDDYELEELEKKQKYFNITYEVLDQMIDPMAKDGKEPVGSMGDDTPLACFSTVNRNFTDFFRQKFAQVTNPPIDPYREKIVMSLETGFGHIHNILDEKPEDAKRLKVASPILMKEKFEVLNSFGNPTSPRFDEYYRNRVFSTTFESDLKASLKKLANKVIAAVKDDNVSVVILSDRKINEKVKLIPMAMAVGFVNESLLDAGIRHKVSIVAVSGEVYDPHMAAVMIAYGATAIYPYMMYASVVELHKTKVSSKYEMQRLLKNTQKALNAGLLKIMSKMGICTIASYRNSRLFDVLGLSDEIINDCFEGSHSDLAGLTYEDIEKRIEKSHFNAFFDNKHIFPLDLGGFYKYINDGEYHDYGPATTRAMHNKQAKDKEDITDFKKLKELVETRDKKFIRDFFEFNSDKEAIDVSEVETKEDIFKRFATAAMSCGSISPEAHEAMAIAMNTIGGMSNSGEGGEDQKRFGTIKNSKIKQVASGRFGVTPAYLRSAEEIQIKVAQGAKPGEGGQLPGHKVTPLIASLRHTVEGVTLISPPPHHDIYSIEDLAQLIFDLKQINPEAKITVKLVSTIGVGTIAAGVAKAYADRIVISGADGGTGAAPLTSIKHTGNPWELGLSEAHNALKANHLRESVHVQTDGGLKTGLDVVKAAMLGAESYAFGTAALTLLGCKILRICHTNKCSVGVATQDEDLREHFNGTVERLISYFTFIAEDVREILASIGYKTLEEVVGRSDLLKVIDDEFAQKFDFQNVLRRIEGVDTCQKDSNQPFDDNKFEKELLKKVHRTIEQPTTPIKVKETICNLNRSFGTLISGEIAKYYGDEGLPDGSINIFLKGIAGQSFGALLSKGMNLYLDGAANDYVGKGMNGGKIIVNTPHQGPEFAGAGNTCLYGATGGKLYVRAAVGERFGVRNSGCTAVVEGTGDNACEYMTGGIVVILGNTGVNFGAGMTGGLSFIYDPEKLFVDKMNQELIEAVRIDTDDTERERLFLKRLLMDYLNETESLRAEEILENFRAEIRNFWMVKPKNMTVLPLNPEEGD; encoded by the coding sequence ATGGGATGTAATTTAGATTTACTTACTTCTTTTAAAGACAATTGTGGTTTTGGTTTAATGGCAGATTTAAAAAATAAGCCAAGCCATGAGAATTTAGAAGATGCTATTACTTCGCTTGAGCGAATGATGCACAGAGGTGCAGTGGCAGCAGATGGTAAAACTGGAGATGGTTCAGGTTTATTATTATCTATGCCAAATAAATTTATGAGAAAAATAGCTAATGAACAAGGTATTGATTTACCTGAAACATATGCAGTAGCTATGATTTTTACAAAAGATTTAGAAGATATCGAAACATTTAAAGAACATTGTGAAGAGAATGATTTAAAAGTTCTTTTAACAAGAGAAGTTCCAGTAGACACTGATGCATTAGGGCAGCAAGCATTAGAGAGTTTACCTCACATTATTCAAGTATTTGTTGGACCAAATGCGCTTATGACATCAAAAAGATTTGATGCCATGTTATATTTAACAAGAAAAGAATGTGAACACAAATTAGTAGATAAAAAAGATTTTTATATTCCAACATTTTCATCTAAAGTAATTGCGTACAAAGGGCTTGTAATGCCTACGCACATAAAAAAGTTTTATATTGATTTAAGAGATAATGATTTTCAAATTTCTTTCTCTTTATTTCACCAAAGATTTTCAACAAATACTTTACCTCAATGGAGATTAGCACAACCATTTAGAGCAATTGCTCATAATGGAGAGATTAACTCAGTTGAAGCAAATAGAGTAAATGTTCAAATTAAATCAGAAAATTTAAAATCAGAAGTATTTACTGATGAAGAACTAAAAAGAATTTTACCAATTTTACAAGTAGGTGGTTCAGATTCAGCATCATTAGATAATATGTTTGAATTTTTAGTTGTAAATGGTGTTGATTTTTTCAAAGCAGCAAGATCTTTAGTTCCTGCACCTTGGCAAAATGCACCACATATGGATTCAGATTTAAGAGCATTTTATGAATATACTTCTACAGTAATGGAAGCTTGGGATGGACCTGCAGCAGTTTCATTAACAGATGGAAGACATATTGGATGTTTAATAGATAGAAATGGATTAAGACCTTCAAAATACATTATTACAAAAAATCATAAAATTTATATTACATCAGAGTATGGAACAATTGATTTAGATGAAGATAATATTCTTGAAAGAGGAAGATTACAATCAGGGCAGATGATTGGACTTGACCTTAAACACGGGAAAGTATTAAAAGAAGAAGATATTAATAACTATTTAAAATCATCACAAAACTATGGTAAATGGTTAAATAATGACATGGAATACTTACAAGAGTATATTGATGAGTCTTTTATTGATACTGATGATTATGAGCTGGAAGAGTTAGAGAAAAAACAAAAATATTTTAATATTACTTATGAAGTATTAGATCAAATGATTGATCCAATGGCAAAAGATGGTAAAGAACCAGTCGGTTCTATGGGGGATGATACTCCTTTAGCATGTTTTTCTACTGTAAACAGAAACTTTACTGATTTCTTTAGACAAAAATTTGCACAGGTAACTAACCCACCAATTGACCCATATAGAGAAAAAATCGTTATGTCTTTAGAGACTGGATTTGGTCATATTCATAATATTCTTGATGAAAAACCAGAAGATGCAAAAAGATTAAAAGTAGCATCTCCTATTTTAATGAAAGAAAAATTTGAAGTATTAAACTCTTTTGGTAATCCTACATCTCCAAGATTTGATGAATACTATAGAAACAGAGTTTTTTCTACAACTTTTGAAAGTGATTTAAAAGCTTCTTTAAAAAAGTTAGCAAACAAAGTTATTGCAGCAGTTAAAGATGATAATGTTTCAGTTGTAATTCTTTCAGATAGAAAAATCAATGAAAAAGTAAAACTTATTCCAATGGCAATGGCAGTTGGATTTGTAAATGAGTCTTTACTTGATGCTGGAATTAGACATAAAGTTTCAATTGTAGCTGTATCTGGAGAAGTTTATGACCCTCATATGGCAGCTGTTATGATTGCATATGGTGCAACAGCAATTTATCCATACATGATGTATGCTTCAGTTGTTGAATTACATAAAACTAAAGTATCTTCAAAATATGAGATGCAAAGATTACTTAAAAATACTCAAAAAGCATTAAATGCTGGACTACTTAAAATTATGTCTAAAATGGGTATTTGTACAATTGCTTCATATAGAAACTCAAGATTATTTGATGTTCTTGGTCTAAGTGATGAAATTATCAATGACTGTTTTGAAGGTTCACATTCTGACTTAGCTGGTCTTACATATGAAGATATTGAAAAAAGAATTGAAAAATCACATTTCAATGCATTTTTTGATAATAAACATATTTTCCCATTAGATTTAGGTGGATTCTACAAATATATAAATGATGGTGAATATCATGATTATGGTCCAGCTACTACAAGAGCAATGCATAATAAACAAGCTAAAGATAAAGAAGATATTACTGATTTCAAAAAACTAAAAGAGTTAGTTGAAACTAGAGATAAAAAATTTATTAGAGACTTCTTTGAATTTAATTCAGATAAAGAAGCTATTGATGTATCTGAAGTTGAAACAAAAGAAGATATTTTCAAAAGATTTGCTACTGCTGCTATGTCTTGTGGTTCTATTTCACCAGAAGCTCACGAAGCTATGGCTATTGCTATGAATACAATTGGTGGTATGTCAAACTCAGGAGAGGGTGGAGAAGACCAAAAAAGATTTGGAACTATCAAAAACTCTAAAATTAAGCAAGTTGCATCGGGAAGATTTGGTGTTACACCAGCTTATTTAAGATCTGCAGAAGAGATTCAAATTAAAGTTGCGCAAGGTGCAAAACCAGGTGAAGGTGGACAATTACCAGGTCATAAAGTAACTCCACTTATTGCTTCACTTAGACATACTGTTGAGGGTGTTACACTTATTTCACCTCCACCACACCATGATATTTACTCTATTGAGGATTTAGCTCAATTAATTTTTGACTTAAAACAAATTAATCCAGAAGCTAAAATCACTGTTAAGTTAGTATCTACAATTGGTGTAGGAACTATTGCAGCAGGTGTTGCAAAAGCTTATGCAGATAGAATCGTTATCTCTGGTGCTGATGGTGGTACAGGAGCTGCTCCTTTAACATCTATCAAACATACTGGTAACCCTTGGGAATTAGGACTTTCTGAAGCACATAATGCTTTAAAAGCTAACCACTTAAGAGAATCAGTTCATGTACAAACAGATGGTGGATTAAAGACTGGTCTTGATGTAGTAAAAGCTGCAATGCTTGGTGCTGAGTCTTATGCCTTTGGTACTGCTGCATTAACACTTCTTGGATGTAAAATTTTAAGAATTTGTCATACAAATAAATGTTCTGTTGGTGTTGCAACACAAGATGAAGATTTAAGAGAACACTTCAATGGTACAGTTGAAAGATTAATCTCTTACTTTACATTTATTGCAGAAGATGTTAGAGAAATTCTTGCTTCTATTGGATATAAAACATTAGAAGAAGTAGTTGGAAGATCTGACTTATTAAAAGTTATTGATGATGAATTTGCTCAAAAATTTGATTTCCAAAATGTTCTTAGAAGAATTGAGGGTGTTGATACTTGTCAAAAAGATTCTAATCAACCATTTGATGATAACAAATTTGAGAAAGAGTTACTTAAAAAAGTACATAGAACTATTGAGCAACCAACAACACCAATTAAAGTTAAAGAGACTATTTGTAACTTAAATAGATCATTTGGTACTTTAATTTCTGGGGAAATTGCTAAATATTATGGTGACGAAGGTCTACCTGATGGTTCAATCAATATCTTCTTAAAAGGTATTGCAGGACAATCTTTTGGAGCACTTTTATCAAAAGGAATGAACCTTTATTTAGATGGTGCAGCAAATGACTATGTTGGTAAGGGAATGAATGGTGGTAAAATCATTGTAAATACTCCTCATCAAGGTCCAGAATTTGCAGGTGCTGGAAATACTTGTCTTTATGGTGCAACTGGTGGTAAACTTTATGTTAGAGCTGCTGTTGGTGAAAGATTTGGTGTTAGAAATTCAGGTTGTACAGCAGTAGTTGAAGGAACTGGAGATAATGCTTGTGAATATATGACAGGTGGTATTGTAGTTATCTTAGGAAATACTGGTGTTAACTTTGGTGCTGGTATGACTGGTGGATTATCATTTATTTATGATCCTGAAAAACTATTTGTAGATAAAATGAATCAAGAATTAATTGAAGCAGTTAGAATTGATACAGATGATACAGAAAGAGAAAGACTGTTCTTAAAAAGATTATTAATGGATTATTTAAATGAGACTGAGTCTTTAAGAGCTGAAGAGATTTTAGAAAACTTTAGAGCAGAAATTAGAAACTTCTGGATGGTTAAACCTAAAAATATGACAGTGTTACCTCTAAACCCTGAGGAGGGAGATTAA
- a CDS encoding glutamate synthase subunit beta codes for MLNFTKFERISPEKRDVLQRLKDYDEVYQVFEKHRAREQADRCMQCGDPYCHTGCPLGNYIPAWLKQTSEKNMQLAFALSNETSPFPEILGRICPQDVLCEGACSLNTGHGAISIGAIETHLNERAFENGMKPTFTDNILDKRVAIIGSGPSGISAATFLLRKGFQVEMFEREDRAGGLLTYGIPGFKLDKSTVERRINWLVDAGMKLHLNCEVGKDKSAKELEEEFDAIYLAVGAKEGRYAGVEGENASNVHLAMEFLTGIQKRNFGNKNVEYIDVEDKNVVVIGGGDTAMDCVRTSVREKAKSVKCLYRRDEANMPGSKKEVVNAKEEGVEYQFNVSPKSIVVENGIATGVELLTTSMSDPDESGRQRVVIDEGSEYVEEADVIIMALGFSPEVPAFFKDLNVETNSWGAVETNNYVTSNKKVYAGGDCQRGAHLAVTAALDGREAAKEIVKALS; via the coding sequence ATGTTAAATTTTACTAAATTTGAAAGAATTAGCCCTGAGAAGAGGGATGTATTACAAAGATTAAAAGATTATGATGAAGTTTATCAAGTATTTGAAAAACATAGAGCAAGAGAGCAAGCAGATAGATGTATGCAGTGTGGGGATCCATACTGTCATACAGGATGCCCATTAGGAAACTATATTCCTGCATGGTTAAAGCAAACATCTGAAAAAAATATGCAACTTGCATTTGCTTTATCAAATGAAACATCTCCTTTCCCAGAAATCTTAGGAAGAATCTGTCCTCAAGATGTACTTTGTGAAGGTGCTTGTTCTTTAAATACAGGACATGGAGCTATTTCAATTGGTGCTATTGAAACACACTTAAATGAAAGAGCTTTTGAAAATGGAATGAAGCCAACTTTTACAGATAATATTCTTGATAAAAGAGTTGCAATCATTGGTTCTGGACCATCAGGAATTTCAGCAGCTACTTTTCTTTTAAGAAAAGGTTTTCAAGTAGAGATGTTTGAAAGAGAAGATAGAGCAGGTGGACTTTTAACTTATGGTATCCCAGGTTTTAAACTTGATAAATCTACAGTTGAAAGAAGAATTAACTGGTTAGTTGATGCAGGAATGAAACTTCACTTAAATTGCGAGGTTGGTAAAGATAAGAGTGCAAAAGAGCTTGAAGAAGAGTTTGATGCAATCTACTTAGCAGTTGGAGCAAAAGAGGGAAGATATGCAGGTGTAGAAGGTGAAAATGCTTCAAATGTACACTTAGCTATGGAGTTCTTAACTGGAATTCAAAAAAGAAACTTTGGAAACAAAAATGTAGAATATATTGATGTGGAAGATAAAAATGTAGTTGTAATTGGTGGTGGAGATACTGCTATGGACTGTGTTAGAACATCAGTAAGAGAAAAAGCTAAATCTGTAAAATGTTTATACAGAAGAGATGAAGCAAATATGCCAGGAAGTAAAAAAGAAGTTGTAAATGCAAAAGAAGAGGGTGTTGAATATCAATTTAATGTAAGCCCTAAATCTATTGTTGTTGAAAATGGAATTGCTACTGGTGTTGAGTTATTAACTACTTCTATGAGTGATCCTGATGAATCAGGAAGACAAAGAGTTGTAATTGATGAAGGAAGTGAATATGTTGAAGAAGCAGATGTTATTATTATGGCATTAGGTTTCTCTCCTGAAGTTCCTGCATTTTTTAAAGACTTAAATGTTGAAACAAATTCATGGGGAGCAGTTGAAACAAACAACTATGTAACTTCAAACAAAAAAGTTTATGCTGGTGGAGATTGCCAAAGAGGTGCTCATTTAGCTGTAACTGCTGCTCTTGATGGTAGAGAAGCAGCAAAAGAGATAGTTAAAGCTCTATCTTAA
- a CDS encoding inositol monophosphatase family protein — MFDYNSFTKAVIQANKELYGYINTHMTQADLQESSQIGFGGDKTLQIDIIAENIFIKYLSSFGDIFSEEIGRVSNNSNIKIIIDPLDGSHNFSSGLEYYGTSVAVKKNDKYIAGYVCNLSTAVLIFREDEEVNKINILSEQYLGFYEIENPNIAIFERAYDYPSLTEKLKENSIKFRSPGAAALSLANARNYKFVLFAGKLREFDIAASLYINQELYIYQNDEFLIITKNYTDFILIKEIIKLF; from the coding sequence ATGTTTGATTATAACTCGTTTACAAAAGCAGTTATTCAAGCAAATAAAGAGTTATATGGGTATATAAATACTCATATGACTCAAGCTGACTTACAAGAGTCTTCTCAAATTGGTTTTGGGGGAGACAAAACTTTACAAATTGATATTATTGCTGAAAATATTTTTATAAAATACCTCTCATCTTTTGGGGATATTTTTTCTGAAGAGATAGGTCGAGTATCAAATAATTCAAATATTAAAATTATAATTGACCCTTTAGATGGAAGTCATAACTTCTCTTCAGGTTTAGAGTATTATGGAACTTCTGTAGCTGTCAAAAAAAATGATAAATATATTGCAGGATATGTTTGTAATTTATCTACTGCCGTATTAATTTTTAGAGAAGATGAAGAGGTAAATAAGATAAATATTTTAAGTGAACAATATCTTGGTTTTTATGAAATTGAAAATCCAAATATAGCTATTTTTGAAAGAGCTTATGATTATCCATCTCTTACAGAAAAACTAAAAGAAAATTCAATCAAATTTCGAAGCCCAGGGGCGGCTGCTTTATCTTTAGCAAATGCAAGAAACTATAAGTTTGTACTTTTTGCTGGGAAGTTAAGAGAGTTTGATATTGCTGCTTCATTATATATAAATCAAGAACTATATATTTATCAAAATGATGAATTCTTAATAATAACTAAAAACTATACTGATTTTATACTAATTAAAGAAATAATTAAACTTTTTTAG
- a CDS encoding YfhL family 4Fe-4S dicluster ferredoxin, whose translation MSLIITDDCIACDACREECPNYAIEEGDPIYIIDPDRCTECVGHFEEPACIEVCPVDCIIVDPDNQETMEELKFKYEQLQEEEA comes from the coding sequence ATGTCATTAATTATTACTGATGATTGCATCGCGTGTGATGCATGTAGAGAAGAATGTCCAAACTACGCTATTGAAGAGGGAGATCCAATATATATTATTGATCCAGACAGATGTACAGAGTGTGTAGGTCATTTTGAAGAACCAGCATGCATTGAAGTATGTCCTGTTGATTGTATTATCGTTGATCCTGACAATCAAGAGACAATGGAAGAGTTAAAGTTTAAATACGAGCAGTTACAAGAAGAAGAAGCGTAA
- a CDS encoding Ppx/GppA phosphatase family protein: MAKVTTIIDIGSNSMRMVVLEKSSRFSFNLINETKSRVKISEGCYENGGNLQEAPMQRAFNSLQSFLNISKALKSRKIICVATSALRDAPNAKVFINKVKNELGLNIRVIDGPKEAYYGGIAALNLIHGEEFVTIDIGGGSTEFAFIKDGQIVDCISLDVGTVRLNELYFSKNDYTGARNFILEKLEEVKNCGHDIPQTVVGIGGSIRSLSKIIMNKNEYPLDILHGFSYSVDLNSYVFDKIINAKNNNTLKHIGIKKDRYDTIKEGAFIFKTILDELNTKTVITSGVGVREGVYLADILRNSNCKFPQNFNVSVRSLLDRFEICPRQSAYLGNNAKQIFDVLKPIHNLDDKYKTLLVIASKLHSIGTTLNFYKSNDNTADFILNGLNYDFQHSSRVTVAHIIKFSKKRLPKETELEKYSTLLPNLETMHWLSFMISLNLTINQDMSNPKVTYKLKNSKLRVAFEKSIYVVESDIKKLETPEGIKVKVVL, from the coding sequence ATGGCTAAAGTAACAACTATTATAGACATTGGGTCAAACTCAATGCGTATGGTTGTTTTGGAAAAGAGTAGTAGATTTTCTTTTAACTTAATAAATGAGACGAAGAGTCGCGTTAAAATTTCTGAGGGTTGCTATGAAAATGGTGGCAATCTTCAAGAAGCTCCAATGCAAAGAGCTTTTAATTCTTTGCAATCTTTCCTAAACATTTCTAAAGCATTAAAATCAAGAAAAATTATTTGTGTTGCTACTTCTGCATTAAGAGACGCTCCTAATGCTAAGGTTTTCATTAATAAAGTTAAAAATGAATTAGGTTTAAATATAAGAGTTATTGATGGACCTAAAGAGGCTTATTATGGTGGAATTGCTGCATTAAATTTAATACATGGTGAAGAGTTTGTTACTATAGATATTGGTGGAGGTTCAACTGAATTTGCTTTTATAAAAGATGGGCAAATAGTTGATTGTATCTCTTTAGATGTTGGAACAGTAAGATTAAATGAGCTATATTTTTCTAAAAATGATTATACTGGTGCAAGAAATTTTATTCTAGAAAAACTTGAAGAAGTGAAAAATTGTGGACATGATATTCCTCAAACAGTTGTTGGAATAGGTGGAAGTATAAGGTCACTTAGTAAAATCATTATGAATAAAAATGAGTATCCTTTAGATATTTTACATGGTTTTTCATATAGTGTAGATTTAAACTCTTATGTTTTTGACAAAATTATTAATGCAAAAAATAATAATACTTTAAAGCATATTGGAATAAAAAAAGATAGATATGACACAATAAAAGAGGGTGCTTTTATTTTCAAAACTATTCTTGATGAGTTAAATACAAAAACTGTAATTACTTCAGGAGTTGGAGTAAGAGAAGGTGTATATTTAGCTGATATTTTAAGAAATAGTAATTGTAAATTCCCACAAAATTTTAATGTAAGTGTTAGAAGTTTACTTGATAGATTTGAAATTTGTCCTAGGCAAAGTGCTTACTTAGGAAATAATGCAAAACAAATTTTTGATGTATTAAAACCAATTCATAATTTAGATGACAAATATAAAACTCTTTTAGTTATTGCTTCTAAACTTCATTCTATTGGTACAACTTTAAACTTTTATAAATCAAATGACAATACAGCTGATTTTATTTTAAATGGTTTAAATTATGATTTTCAACACTCTTCAAGAGTAACTGTTGCACATATTATAAAGTTTTCTAAAAAAAGATTACCTAAAGAAACTGAGTTAGAGAAGTATTCAACTCTTTTACCAAATCTTGAAACTATGCATTGGCTATCTTTTATGATTAGTTTAAATCTAACAATAAATCAAGATATGTCTAACCCTAAAGTGACTTACAAGCTAAAGAATAGTAAATTAAGAGTAGCTTTTGAGAAATCTATTTATGTAGTAGAGAGTGATATTAAAAAGCTTGAAACACCAGAAGGTATTAAAGTTAAAGTAGTTTTATGA
- the waaC gene encoding lipopolysaccharide heptosyltransferase I gives MKIAIVKLSAMGDIIHAMVTLQFIKKINPSIKIDWFVEEAFAEVLRDNPHINNIYPVNLKSIKKNKMKFFSQFSLIKKYSKNKYDLVIDAQGLIKSAIVAKLLGKKRVGFSKTSTRESLASSLYSHKIESDYSKNVIERNLDVILKPLEIKVSKEQLLKKEPFLFFNERFDFSEYLKNNKKNILLIVGASWPSKIYSKEKFAKICNSLDENFLIAWGNEEEKSMAEYISSNSKAVVLPKLTLNDLKALVAKVDLVVGNDTGPTHMAWALNIPSITIFGCTPGYRNTYQTDLNKIIESKSKVNPEKLNREDFSIQNIDEEKITSMIKEILFEGKC, from the coding sequence ATGAAAATAGCAATTGTTAAACTTTCTGCCATGGGTGATATTATTCATGCCATGGTAACTTTGCAATTTATTAAAAAAATAAATCCTTCTATAAAAATAGATTGGTTTGTCGAAGAAGCTTTTGCAGAAGTATTAAGAGATAATCCACATATAAATAATATTTATCCTGTAAACCTAAAATCAATTAAAAAAAATAAGATGAAGTTTTTTTCTCAATTTTCATTGATTAAAAAATATTCAAAAAATAAGTATGATTTAGTTATAGATGCCCAAGGTCTTATAAAGTCTGCAATTGTTGCTAAATTACTTGGTAAAAAAAGAGTAGGCTTTAGTAAAACATCTACAAGGGAGAGTTTGGCTTCCTCTTTATATTCTCATAAAATTGAATCAGATTACTCAAAAAATGTTATAGAAAGAAATTTAGATGTTATCTTAAAACCTTTAGAAATAAAAGTTTCAAAAGAACAATTATTAAAAAAAGAGCCTTTTTTATTTTTTAATGAAAGATTTGATTTTAGTGAGTATCTAAAGAATAACAAAAAAAATATTTTATTAATCGTTGGTGCTAGTTGGCCTTCAAAAATATATTCTAAAGAGAAATTCGCTAAAATATGCAATAGTTTAGATGAAAACTTTTTAATTGCATGGGGAAATGAAGAGGAAAAGAGTATGGCTGAATATATCTCTTCTAACTCAAAAGCAGTTGTTTTACCAAAATTGACATTAAATGATTTAAAAGCATTAGTTGCAAAAGTTGATTTAGTGGTTGGAAATGATACTGGGCCAACTCATATGGCGTGGGCACTAAATATTCCATCAATAACTATTTTTGGTTGTACACCTGGATATAGAAATACTTATCAAACAGATTTAAATAAGATTATTGAATCAAAATCAAAAGTTAACCCAGAAAAACTCAATAGAGAAGATTTTTCAATACAAAACATAGATGAAGAAAAAATTACTAGCATGATTAAGGAAATATTATTTGAAGGCAAGTGTTAA